A genomic window from Solanum dulcamara chromosome 11, daSolDulc1.2, whole genome shotgun sequence includes:
- the LOC129874806 gene encoding probable LRR receptor-like serine/threonine-protein kinase At3g47570: MGNRFFPISSKKMRISLMVKNPSFQLLTFLLFLLHVLSTCLSMNIRTDQISLLGLKSQITSDPYHILSTNWSSSASVCNWIGVTCGSRHQRVTALNISDMGFSGTIPSQLGDLSFLVSLDLSYNYFHGELPPEFSRLRKLRAINLSFNNFTGEIPKCLGDFEDLQMLSLENNSFSGFIPSSISNMKNLGFLNLRYNNLEGNIPDGIATLRSLKWLSFGFNKLNGSNVLSIFNISTLEYLDLRNAGLTGDFPSDLCRCLPRLQKLGLNFNMLSGEIPRRISECSQLQVLLLLENNLIGTIPRELGKLKLLQQLALGNNKLEGTIPNEIGHLHNLKLLGMEQNALTGSIPLSIFNISSLQVLSMWDNKLEGPLPRDVGNLTMLNVLDLGINSLTGVLPDEIGSLQELLMLKLDFNNFSGLIPNGIFNISTLVSIALTQNCISGNLPNTIGSGSPNLERIFLGANNIDGLLPSSISNLSKLTVLELSANELTGSIPDLLGNLRLIEILNLEGNSFTSDSSMLNAITTLANCKHLRELILSSNPLNAILPKSIGNLSSLQTFEAVGCNLKGHIPNEIGNLRNLSYLKLDYNEFTGIVPTTISSLEKLQQLSLGANRISGPLPIVLCELSNLGMLNLSQNQMWGHVPSCLGDVTSLREIYLDSNNFTASIPSSLWNLKDILKLNLSSNFFNGSLPLEVGNLKAAILLDLSWNEISGNIPSTLGVLQKLIQLSLAHNRIEGSIPDTFGELISLEALDLSYNNMSGVIPKSLEALKQLHSFNVSFNRLHGEIPSGGLFVNLSYQSFMSNEGLCGNPQKHVLACPSNSKNQSKSKKRRMIWIVVASSVISIIGLASAIIFVLMRHRGKIIKGEDEWSPEVAPQRFSYYELQRATQGFDGNNLLGSGSFGAVYKGTLADGMILAVKVFNVQMEGTFQTFDRECEILRNLRHRNLTKIISSCCNLDFKALVLEYMPNGSLDKLLYSRDYSLNIMQRLNIMVDVASALEYLHHGYSVPVIHCDLKPSNVLLDNDMVGHLTDFGIAKLLTKEESIAHTTTFATIGYIAPEYGLEGLISKRSDVYSYGIMLLETFTKKKPNDEMFTGDLDLKSWVHSSLPDKLDEIIDADLLRVDKEKLNEKLQYVSSILELAMSCTAKSPVERMNMTDVVAALKKIKQQLFSVTD, from the exons ATGGGTAACAGATTTTTTCCCATCAGCTCAAAGAAAATGAGGATTTCATTAATGGTGAAAAATCCCTCTTTTCAGCTTCTAacatttttgttatttcttcTTCATGTTCTTTCAACTTGCTTATCCATGAATATTAGAACTGATCAAATTTCTCTTCTCGGGCTGAAATCCCAAATCACTTCAGACCCTTATCACATTCTTTCAACAAACTGGTCCTCTTCTGCCTCTGTTTGTAACTGGATTGGCGTCACTTGTGGCTCTCGTCATCAACGAGTTACTGCACTCAATATTTCAGACATGGGCTTCTCGGGTACCATCCCGTCACAACTTGGCGACCTCTCTTTTCTTGTTTCACTTGATCTAAGCTACAACTATTTCCATGGTGAACTTCCACCAGAGTTTTCTCGTTTGCGAAAATTGAGAGCTATTAATCTTAGTTTCAACAACTTCACTGGAGAGATTCCTAAATGTTTAGGTGATTTTGAAGACCTTCAAATGTTGTCTCTTGAAAACAATAGTTTCAGTGGGTTCATTCCTTCTTCTATCTCAAACATGAAGAATCTTGGATTCCTGAATCTGAGGTACAACAATCTGGAAGGAAATATTCCAGATGGAATAGCCACTCTTAGGAGTTTGAAATGGTTGAGCTTTGGATTCAATAAACTCAATGGCTCCAACGTGCTCTCCATCTTCAACATTTCGACATTAGAATATTTGGATCTCAGAAATGCTGGTTTAACTGGTGATTTCCCATCTGATCTGTGTCGTTGCCTTCCAAGATTGCAAAAGCTTGGGCTTAATTTCAACATGTTAAGTGGAGAGATCCCAAGACGTATATCAGAATGCTCGCAACTTCAAGTCCTATTGTTGTTGGAAAATAACTTGATTGGAACAATTCCACGAGAACTTGGGAAATTAAAACTGCTGCAACAATTAGCCCTCGGAAATAACAAGTTAGAAG GCACAATTCCTAATGAGATTGGTCATCTTCATAACTTGAAGCTATTGGGCATGGAACAAAATGCATTAACAGGCTCAATCCCATTAAGCATATTCAACATTTCATCCCTTCAAGTTTTATCAATGTGGGATAACAAGCTTGAAGGACCTCTACCAAGAGACGTTGGAAATTTGACTATGCTTAACGTACTTGATCTTGGAATTAATAGCCTGACGG GCGTGCTTCCAGATGAAATCGGTAGCCTTCAAGAGTTGTTGATGCTGAAGTTGGATTTCAATAACTTTAGTGGATTGATCCCTAATGGTATATTTAATATCTCAACTCTTGTATCTATTGCACTCACACAAAACTGCATTTCAGGTAATCTTCCTAACACTATAGGCAGCGGGTCACCCAATCTTGAACGAATTTTTCTAGGTGCAAATAACATTGATGGTCTTTTACCTAGTTCCATCTCAAATTTGTCTAAGCTTACTGTTCTTGAACTCAGTGCGAATGAACTCACGGGTTCAATTCCCGACTTACTAGGAAACTTAAGACTTATTGAAATTCTCAACTTGGAAGGTAACTCCTTCACTAGTGACTCTTCAATGTTGAATGCTATTACTACTTTGGCCAATTGTAAGCACTTAAGAGAACTGATATTGTCTAGCAATCCCCTAAATGCGATACTTCCAAAATCCATAGGGAATCTTTCTTCTCTTCAAACGTTTGAGGCAGTAGGTTGTAATCTCAAAGGCCATATTCCAAATGAAATTGGAAATTTgagaaatttatcttatttgaAGCTGGATTACAATGAGTTTACTGGAATTGTACCGACGACAATAAGTTCTTTGGAAAAACTTCAACAGCTTTCACTTGGTGCAAACAGAATAAGTGGTCCTTTACCAATTGTTTTATGTGAGCTATCCAACTTGGGCATGCTAAACCTTTCACAAAATCAAATGTGGGGACATGTTCCTAGTTGCTTAGGGGATGTGACTTCTCTAAGGGAGATTTATCTTGATTCCAATAACTTCACTGCTAGCATACCTTCAAGTCTATGGAACCTCAAAGACATTTTGAAGCTGAACTTGTCTTCTAATTTCTTCAATGGCTCTCTACCATTAGAAGTTGGAAACCTCAAAGCTGCAATACTTCTGGATCTTTCCTGGAATGAAATCTCAGGCAACATTCCTAGTACATTGGGAGTTTTGCAAAAATTGATTCAACTGTCTTTGGCTCATAACAGAATTGAAGGGTCTATTCCTGATACATTTGGGGAACTCATAAGTTTGGAAGCATTGGATCTTTCATATAACAATATGTCTGGTGTGATTCCAAAGTCATTAGAGGCACTCAAGCAACTACACTCATTTAATGTCTCATTCAACAGGTTACACGGAGAAATTCCAAGTGGAGGACTTTTTGTTAATCTCTCTTACCAATCTTTCATGTCGAATGAAGGATTGTGTGGTAACCCTCAAAAGCATGTCCTAGCTTGTCCTTCTAATTCAAAGAATCAGTCTAAGTCGAAGAAAAGGAGGATGATATGGATTGTAGTTGCCTCTTCAGTTATCTCTATAATAGGGCTTGCTTCAGCAATAATTTTCGTGTTGATGAGACATCGGGGTAAAATAATCAAAGGTGAAGATGAGTGGTCGCCTGAGGTAGCACCACAAAGATTTTCTTACTATGAACTTCAAAGAGCAACTCAGGGATTTGATGGAAATAACTTGCTAGGTAGTGGAAGTTTTGGTGCTGTTTATAAAGGGACGTTGGCAGATGGGATGATACTAGCTGTAAAAGTTTTTAATGTGCAGATGGAAGGTACATTTCAAACCTTTGATAGAGAATGTGAAATCTTGAGGAATCTTCGTCACAGAAATCTCACAAAGATCATTAGCAGCTGCTGTAACTTGGATTTTAAAGCATTGGTACTTGAGTACATGCCAAATGGGAGCTTAGACAAGTTGCTATATTCTCGAGATTATTCTCTAAATATAATGCAACGATTGAATATCATGGTTGATGTTGCATCTGCTCTGGAATATCTCCATCATGGTTACTCAGTACCTGTTATTCATTGTGATCTGAAGCCTAGCAACGTCTTACTTGACAACGACATGGTGGGACACCTGACTGACTTTGGCATTGCAAAACTTTTAACAAAAGAGGAATCTATTGCTCACACTACAACCTTTGCCACAATTGGTTACATTGCTCCAG AATATGGATTGGAAGGCCTTATATCCAAGAGGTCTGATGTTTATAGTTATGGTATCATGTTGCTGGAAACTTTTACAAAGAAGAAACCTAATGATGAAATGTTCACGGGCGATTTGGATTTGAAAAGCTGGGTACATAGTTCACTTCCTGATAAGCTGGATGAAATCATAGATGCTGATTTACTAAGAGTAGACAAAGAAAAGCTAAATGAGAAGTTACAGTATGTATCATCAATCTTGGAGTTAGCCATGAGTTGCACAGCTAAATCTCCGGTTGAAAGGATGAACATGACTGATGTTGTAGCAGCATTGAAAAAGATCAAGCAGCAGCTTTTTTCTGTTACTGATTGA
- the LOC129872635 gene encoding subtilisin-like protease has protein sequence MALMVFLITFLFIVSSHLSIILASDHLSQQSNSEIYIVRVESPENLHAWHQYSLLSDVSSSVIYSYRNVFNGFAARLSPDEVKALETQDGFISIRPQRVLRIQTTHSPSFLGLNQNLGFWNMSNYGEGVIIGLLDTGIYPEHPSFDDEGIPPPPAKWKGKCEFNFTACNNKLIGARDFSVFEGGTPLDENGHGTHTSSTAAGNFVDGANVFGSANGTAAGIAPRAHLAMYKVCNPSGQCSESDMLAAMDAAIEDGVDVISISIGGISSPFWDDNIALGAFSSMAKGIFVSCSAGNDGPYNATLSNEAPWILTVGASTTDRQLKATLALGNGVEYDGESTSQPTLNNSYFGAFVCSPDSLTNVEGKLVLCGTGGATAIAKGQPVKDAGAAGMILMNEDIEGYSIPAHDYVLPATRISYADAQDLIAYINSTSTPMATILFKGTVIGNKHAPSVAFFSSRGPSRESPGILKPDIVGPGFNILAAWPTSIENNTHTNLTFNMISGTSMACPHLAGVAALLKSAHPDWSPAAIKSAIMTTADLVNLGNNPIEDERHLPANIFAIGAGHVNPSRANDPGLIYDIQPQDYVPYLCGLNYTDQQVSATLQKKVNCKTSIPEAELNYPSFSIKLGSKTQEYTRAVTNVGEANSTYTVAISPPKGIEITVSPSSLHFSEVKERMAYQVTFKRSASGTVSNTNFVQGYLKWSSEKHSVRSPIAVILE, from the exons ATGGCCTTGATGGTTTTCCTAATTACGTTCTTGTTCATTGTAAGTTCTCATTTATCGATCATATTAGCCAGTGATCATCTTTCTCAGCAGAGTAATTCGGAAATATATATTGTCCGCGTTGAGTCACCTGAAAATTTACATGCCTGGCACCAGTATTCATTATTGTCTGATGTGTCCTCGAGCGTAATATATTCCTATCGAAATGTCTTCAATGGTTTTGCGGCTAGATTATCACCAGATGAAGTGAAGGCATTGGAAACGCAAGATGGATTTATTTCCATAAGACCTCAAAGGGTATTGCGTATACAAACAACTCACAGTCCAAGCTTCTTAGGATTAAACCAAAATTTAGGCTTCTGGAATATGTCTAACTATGGTGAAGGTGTGATTATTGGTCTGTTGGACACTGGAATTTATCCAGAACATCCTTCGTTTGACGATGAAGGAATTCCTCCTCCTCCTGCTAAGTGGAAGGGGAAGTGTGAGTTTAACTTCACAGCATGTAACAACAAGCTCATTGGAGCTAGAGACTTTTCGGTGTTTGAAGGTGGGACGCCACTAGATGAAAATGGGCACGGTACACATACTTCAAGCACTGCTGCAGGAAATTTCGTTGATGGAGCGAATGTATTTGGCAGTGCTAATGGCACAGCGGCTGGCATTGCACCCCGTGCTCACTTGGCTATGTACAAAGTGTGCAATCCAAGTGGCCAGTGTTCCGAAAGTGACATGTTGGCTGCGATGGATGCTGCAATTGAAGATGGTGTTGATGTCATATCCATTTCTATTGGTGGAATTTCAAGCCCTTTTTGGGATGACAATATTGCACTTGGTGCGTTTAGTTCTATGGCAAAGGGAATTTTCGTAAGTTGCTCAGCTGGAAATGACGGTCCATATAATGCAACCTTATCTAATGAAGCCCCTTGGATTCTAACTGTCGGTGCTAGCACCACCGATAGACAACTGAAGGCTACCTTGGCACTTGGAAACGGCGTAGAATATGATGGTGAATCAACATCTCAACCTA CATTGAACAACAGTTATTTTGGTGCTTTTGTTTGTAGCCCAGACTCACTTACAAATGTTGAAGGAAAATTAGTGTTGTGTGGAACGGGTGGCGCGACAGCAATTGCAAAAGGACAGCCTGTGAAAGATGCTGGTGCTGCTGGCATGATTCTAATGAATGAAGATATTGAAGGTTACAGTATACCTGCACACGATTATGTTCTTCCAGCAACACGCATCAGCTATGCAGATGCACAAGATCTCATAGCATATATAAACTCGACATCAACCCCTATGGCCACTATTTTATTTAAGGGTACTGTAATTGGAAATAAACATGCTCCTTCAgttgctttcttttcttccaGAGGCCCAAGCAGAGAGAGTCCGGGCATATTAAAACCAGATATTGTTGGCCCCGGATTCAATATCCTTGCAGCTTGGCCGACCTCCATTGAAAATAATACTCATACAAACTTGACATTCAATATGATTTCTGGAACCTCAATGGCTTGTCCTCACCTTGCTGGAGTTGCAGCTTTGCTAAAAAGTGCTCATCCAGATTGGTCTCCTGCTGCTATTAAGTCAGCGATTATGACCACTGCTGATCTGGTTAATCTTGGCAACAATCCGATCGAGGATGAAAGACATTTACCAGCTAACATATTTGCAATTGGAGCAGGACATGTGAATCCGTCAAGAGCAAATGATCCTGGTCTAATCTATGACATCCAGCCTCAGGATTACGTGCCTTATTTATGTGGCTTAAACTACACAGATCAACAAGTTAGCGCGACCCTGCAAAAAAAGGTGAATTGCAAAACTAGTATACCCGAGGCAGAGCTAAACTATCCTTCATTTTCTATCAAACTTGGTTCAAAGACTCAGGAATATACAAGGGCTGTAACTAATGTCGGTGAGGCTAATTCGACTTACACTGTGGCGATTTCACCACCTAAAGGTATTGAGATAACTGTGAGTCCTAGCAGTTTGCACTTTTCTGAAGTAAAGGAGAGGATGGCCTATCAAGTAACATTTAAACGTTCAGCGTCTGGCACTGTCAGCAACACGAACTTTGTGCAAGGATATTTGAAATGGTCATCAGAAAAGCACTCTGTTCGAAGTCCAATTGCAGTTATTTTGGAGTAG
- the LOC129872636 gene encoding probable leucine-rich repeat receptor-like protein kinase At1g35710, producing the protein MNNNKLEGPLSRQVGNLTMLAWFDLSNNYLAGVIPHEVGNLPELTDLPLSYNEFSGSIPIGIFNISPLVTIGLTENHISGGNNINGVLPGSISNLSKLTFLELFSNEFTGSIPESLGNLRQLELLNLYGNSFTSGLRFITPLANCCNLKGNVPSEIRNMRNLSTLSQGATQLGHANTINKWSFSNPFPSCLGTVTSLREVYLDSNNFTASIPSSLWNLKDILKLNLSSNFINGSLPREVGNLKAAILLDLSRNNISGNIPSTLGVLQKLIQLSLAHNRIEGSIPDTFGELISLEARSLI; encoded by the exons ATGAATAATAACAAGCTTGAAGGACCATTATCACGACAGGTTGGAAATTTGACAATGCTTGCCTGGTTTGATCTTTCCAATAATTATCTTGCAG GTGTAATTCCACATGAAGTTGGTAACCTTCCAGAGTTGACAGACCTTCCATTGTCTTACAATGAATTTAGTGGGTCGATCCCTATTGGTATCTTCAATATCTCACCCCTTGTAACTATTGGACTCACAGAAAACCACATTTCAG gTGGAAACAACATTAATGGTGTTTTACCTGGTTCCATCTCAAATTTGTCTAAGCTCACCTTTCTCGAACTCTTTAGTAATGAATTTACTGGTTCAATTCCCGAATCTCTGGGAAATTTAAGACAACTTGAACTTCTCAACTTGTACGGTAACTCCTTTACAAGTGGATTGAGATTCATTACTCCTCTGGCCAATT GCTGTAATCTCAAAGGCAATGTTCCAAGTGAGATCAGAAATATGAGAAATTTATCTACTTTGTCTCAGGGAG CTACCCAACTTGGGCATGCTAACACCATTAATAAGTGGTCCTTTTCCAATCCTTTTCCTAGTTGCTTGGGGACTGTGACATCCCTAAGGGAGGTTTATCTTGATTCCAATAACTTCACTGCTAGCATACCTTCAAGTCTATGGAACCTCAAAGACATTTTAAAGCTGAACTTGTCTTCTAATTTCATCAATGGTTCTCTACCACGAGAAGTTGGAAATCTCAAGGCTGCAATACTTTTGGATCTTTCCAGAAACAATATCTCAGGCAACATTCCTAGTACATTGGGAGTTTTGCAAAAATTGATTCAACTGTCTTTGGCTCATAACAGAATTGAAGGGTCTATTCCTGATACATTTGGGGAACTCATAAGTTTGGAAGCGAGATCTCTCATATAA